The Bdellovibrio sp. ZAP7 DNA segment TCTTTCTATCGCCGGACTTGCAACCCTTGCCACGGCAATTCCGAATATCGACGTGTCTTCATCTGATGAAATAACGTCGATCAAAAGCGCGATGCACGAGTACCGCTGGTACCTGGAAGAATCCACAAAAAAAAACCAACGATTTTGATACAAGAATTAGATATGTGACAACAAATACTCCGCAAATTCGCGAACTGGAAGATAAAATCGCAAGGCTGCAAAAGCAGTTCAGATTCGCTATTGAGAGTGTGGGCCAGGCTCCGCTCGAAATCACTAAATATGCAGATGGCACTAACAAATTTATCTTAAAACCCCAGCAACAAAAAATTCTAAATTACTATTCGGCTATTGCTGAGTCCCGAGTCCACCAAGTTGTGGATGCCAGACTGGCAAAATTGGAGAAAAAAATCGCCGATAGTCACTCAGGTGGAGTGCGTAAAATGGTTCTAGGTGGAGCTCTCCTGATTGCCGGTGCGGGAGTCTATGGCTATAAATTTGTAAAGAGTGACCAGGAACTTGAAGACTATACGAATCTTATCGCTTCAATGCCCAAAGAGAGAGCCGATAACGCGGTAGAGGGTTTGTTAATGGAAACGTTCGATTTATCAGATAAAATTGAACGTCTATCGATGGAAAACATTGAGCTTTCGGCCCAGCTTCCTAAGTAAACTTAAAGGCTGATTGAAAAGGCGCGGGACAGGTTGTGAATGTGGATTTCGACAAGAATGCTGCCACTGTCCAACTCCCCGCCCTTATGCAAAGACAGTTTCGTCTGCAAATCTTGGAAGTTCTTGGCCGCAAGAACTTTCAACACTTTAAAGCCCTCGTGGGCAAAATCTGTTTCGCAATCTGGAGTTCTAAGCCAAACGAATTCCACCTTGCACAAGGAAGCCTCCGACGGGTCCGTCAAAAATCCTTCTAAAAAATGCGTGTGCTTGATCAATAAATTTTCCGGCGACTGATCATGGTTCCAAGCGAACCCCCAGCCCCGTTCTTCCTTAAATTCCAGACTGATCAGTTGCGCTTTTTCTTTTTCAGCATGCTCGATAAGGTTCAGTCTTGTCACCGCCATGATTTCCGCGAAGGCATGACTCAAGCTTTCGGACTTGGATTGAAAGACAGTTTGCTCAAGGTCTTTTTTAAGTTCTGCAAGCCATTGATCGACCAAAACCAGGTTTACGCTCATCCCCGACAGCGGATTGATCTCTTTCGAGAATCCAGCAGCCACCTTAAACAAAAAGCCCCGTCTTGCGGACGAGGCTGATTGAAGTACTATTGAAATGGGAATTTCACGTACGAATTGCAACACGCAATTACATTTCCATGATTTGCTTGTTCATTGTTACATGCGAGTTCTTACGGAATTGGTTCACCCAAGCCTCGAACATGCCGTCGCCACGACGCTTTTGCGTCATTTCAAGAACGTTCGGCTCAAGAGCTTTGCCCGCTTCCATTTTCGTGTCTTTAAGTTTCAACACGTATTTTTGATTTCCATCACGAACGATGCGTTTCAACAAAGGTTGAGCTTTCGTTAGTTCAAAGATGGATTCAGTTGCAACACGGCTAGTGATTTTAGGGAATTGGTCTGCACCAATCTCAACCAAACCTGTTTCTTCCCAGCCCGCTTTCATTTCTTTTAGCTGAGCGTTAACTGCGGCTTCGTCACCTTTTGCCAAAGCTTCATCCAAAGCTTTGATTGCCGCTTCCGCCTTTTCTTTAGTCATCGCTTTGATCAAAGCATCTTCGTCAATTTTCACGAAAGATACGTTGATTTTGCCACCGCGAAGCTCCTGCATTTTGCCTAACTCCGCAGCAGGAGTGCGATTCGCGATTTCAAACAAGTGACGCGTGCGGATATTAGAAATGTCTTTTCTGATTTTTTGCTCGAAGTTACCAGCAGAAGTACGGCTGTTTTCCAGGTAGCTTTTGTAGAATTCACGCTGGAACTGACCGTTTTGTTGAAAGAACGGAACATCCTTCATGATGAAGTCTGCAACTTCTTGGTCTGTTGCCAAAATGCCTGCCTTTTGCGCAGCTTGGGAAACAAGCTCCATACGCACCAAGTTCTCAATCGCTTGCTGGCGAAGAAGTTGACGCTGAGAGCTAAAGTCCATCTGGCTTCCGAAGATGTTTTTATAGTATTCCGCAACGCGGTTTTCCTCGTTTTGGAAGTCAGCGATAGAGATCAAAGTGTTGTTCACCTGCGCCGCAGAACCCACGCCCATACCCAGTTTCCCAGGGGCACCCATGAATACGAATGTAAGAATGATAGCACCGAAAAGAACGATCGCTGTGATGCTCTTTGCAGAGAGCTTTCTTTTCATTTTATCTGCCAAATTTTCGTTCATAAAAAATCCTTCCTAAAACTAACTTCAAAACAAGCCGCTTCATTACCTTACGATTTTTATTATTTTTCAAGGGGAAATTGTTGAATTTCTCAACTCGTTTGATAGCGTTGGAAAGTATTAGGTAGGTGACATTTGAATTTCTTCAACTTTGATCTCAAAAAACTGGTGCTCATCGGAATCGTTCTGGCTTTGCCACTCATTTCCATCAACATGCAGCAACGCCCTCAAGAATCCCATTGGTTGGTAAAACCATTCAGCATGTTAGGCAGCGCCGTGTCCGAAACATTCTATGGCTTCAGCCACGGGGTCAAGGACACCACGGCAATGTACTTGGATTTGATTAACATCAAGAAACAAAGCGAGCAATTGCACAGCACCAACAACGAATTGCAAAGCCGCTTGAATTCCATGAACGAGTTGCAAGTTGAAAATGATCGCCTGCGTGGATTGCTGGAGTTCAAACAGCAAACGAAAATGAAACTGACTTCCGCACAAGTTATCGGCCGTGACCTGGTGATTGATCACAACACAATCACGATCAATAAAGGCACACAAGACGGTTTGAAAAGCGGTATGGCCGTTATCACGACTGCGGGTGTTTTGGGTTATATCTTTAAGCCAGAGCCCTTCACTGCTCACGTGATGTTAATCACCGACCGTTACGCAGTGGTGGATGGTATCGTTCAACGCACTCGTGCGCATGGTATCGTGGAAGGCAAAAGCCAAACCAGCTGTGCACTTAAATATGTGGAACGCACCGAGGACGTAAAAGAAGGTGACCTGGTTGTGACCGGTGGCTTGGATAACATCTTCCCGAAAGGCTTTCCAGTTGCGATCGTGGAATCAGTTGAAAGAAAAACCTTCTCCGTTTCTTTGAAAGTTGATTTGCGCCCGGTTGTTGATCCTTACAAAGTTGAAGAAGTTTTCATCATCGTGGATTCCTCCAAAGAAGACTTTGGCGACAAATATGCTCCGCAAGCAGCGACAGGTGTTGAAGGAGCGGTTCCTAATGCAACTCCTGGCACAGAAGCTCCTCCGGTGAATCAAGCCTCCCCGGCTCACACACCGACATTGGCGAAACCAGCGACGACAGGAGCTACACCCGCCGCATCTCCAGCGGTGACTCCGAAAGCGACACCTAAAGAAACTCCGAAAGCCACACCTGCAACGAAGCCTCAGGAGAATCCGTAGTGAAAATCCGCTGGAATGCGACCCTAAACTTTTTAATCTTCCTGGCCGTATTGCTGGTCGTGGCAGGTATTCAGTCAACGCTGTGGTTTCAATTCTTTGGAAATGCGGCACCAGCGCCACTTTTGTGGCTGAATCTAATTGTATATATGACTTTGTATCGCAAACCTTATCCGGCGATCTTTACGATTTACGCTATGGGCGCGATTCTGCTAATATTTACAGCAATGCCGCTCAAGATGATGCTCTTTTCACTCTTGATCCTGTTCGTACTTGTTTACGGAATTAAAAGTCGCGTTTTCTGGAGTGGCTCTGGTTACTACACTATTATGTGTGGTTTCTCGGCAGTGGCTTACCACTTGATCTATTTCTGTCTTTCAATGGTGCTGGAAAAAAATCCGGCAAGCTTTGAAATCGTCGATCGCATTGTCCAGATCATCTTGACGCCAGTTTTCGCTCTTCCGATGTATTGGATCCTGGCTAAGATCGACAAAGTAACGACAGACGAGTTTGTGCATGAGCCCGGAGGATTTGATCTATGAGTACTTACGTCAGTAATCCGGATGAGGCTAAGGAATATCAAAGCCGTTACCGTCTGTTCTATATATTGATTGCATTCACCTTCAGTATCTTCACGATGCGTTTGTGGTATTTGCAAATCATCTCCGGTAACGAACTTCG contains these protein-coding regions:
- a CDS encoding SurA N-terminal domain-containing protein, which codes for MNENLADKMKRKLSAKSITAIVLFGAIILTFVFMGAPGKLGMGVGSAAQVNNTLISIADFQNEENRVAEYYKNIFGSQMDFSSQRQLLRQQAIENLVRMELVSQAAQKAGILATDQEVADFIMKDVPFFQQNGQFQREFYKSYLENSRTSAGNFEQKIRKDISNIRTRHLFEIANRTPAAELGKMQELRGGKINVSFVKIDEDALIKAMTKEKAEAAIKALDEALAKGDEAAVNAQLKEMKAGWEETGLVEIGADQFPKITSRVATESIFELTKAQPLLKRIVRDGNQKYVLKLKDTKMEAGKALEPNVLEMTQKRRGDGMFEAWVNQFRKNSHVTMNKQIMEM
- the mreC gene encoding rod shape-determining protein MreC; the encoded protein is MNFFNFDLKKLVLIGIVLALPLISINMQQRPQESHWLVKPFSMLGSAVSETFYGFSHGVKDTTAMYLDLINIKKQSEQLHSTNNELQSRLNSMNELQVENDRLRGLLEFKQQTKMKLTSAQVIGRDLVIDHNTITINKGTQDGLKSGMAVITTAGVLGYIFKPEPFTAHVMLITDRYAVVDGIVQRTRAHGIVEGKSQTSCALKYVERTEDVKEGDLVVTGGLDNIFPKGFPVAIVESVERKTFSVSLKVDLRPVVDPYKVEEVFIIVDSSKEDFGDKYAPQAATGVEGAVPNATPGTEAPPVNQASPAHTPTLAKPATTGATPAASPAVTPKATPKETPKATPATKPQENP